In Ipomoea triloba cultivar NCNSP0323 chromosome 7, ASM357664v1, a single genomic region encodes these proteins:
- the LOC116024671 gene encoding calvin cycle protein CP12-1, chloroplastic-like, translating to MVAIAGLNLSSPGILAKFSDSPKAAQTTKFTTCLNRPWKRAGGAAAANFRSGRMSVVRPVGAAPDSLSEKVADSVKNAEETCAGDPTSGECVAAWDEVEELSAAASHARDKKKDSDPLEEFCKDNPESEECRTYDN from the coding sequence ATGGTGGCTATTGCTGGTCTTAATCTCTCCTCCCCAGGAATCTTAGCCAAGTTCTCAGACTCCCCAAAGGCGGCGCAAACCACCAAGTTCACTACGTGTCTAAACAGACCATGGAAGAGAGCCGGCGGCGCCGCCGCAGCTAATTTCAGGTCGGGGAGGATGAGCGTGGTGAGGCCGGTGGGCGCGGCGCCGGACAGCTTGTCGGAGAAGGTGGCAGACAGCGTGAAGAATGCAGAGGAAACCTGCGCCGGCGACCCCACGAGCGGAGAGTGCGTGGCGGCGTGGGACGAGGTGGAGGAGCTGAGCGCGGCGGCGAGCCATGCAAGGGACAAGAAGAAAGATTCGGATCCTTTGGAGGAGTTCTGCAAGGATAACCCTGAGAGCGAGGAGTGTCGCACTtatgataattaa